One genomic window of Campylobacter vicugnae includes the following:
- a CDS encoding lytic transglycosylase domain-containing protein — MSLYKKAAGVEPMSRTQRNYIQKFFFYSTLFFISNIFGNEIDLSLIEQCKNPNVDTEIIKQIIKVESNYKQFAINVNKVGSFNLKTKKEAKTLADFYITKGYSVDIGLMQFNSSNLKEFSYSIDEILEPCNNIKAGSDIFYLVYESTDPNLDKSERINKALSIYNTGNQQLGFKNGYVAKFDIQNSNNIEIQKIARQSNTKLSLVFQPYNLKDKK; from the coding sequence ATGAGTTTATATAAAAAAGCCGCAGGAGTTGAGCCTATGTCTAGAACCCAACGAAATTATATCCAAAAATTCTTTTTCTACTCTACTTTGTTTTTTATTTCAAATATTTTTGGCAATGAAATAGATTTATCATTAATAGAGCAATGCAAAAATCCAAATGTTGATACTGAAATAATCAAACAAATCATCAAAGTTGAAAGCAACTATAAACAATTTGCTATCAATGTTAATAAGGTAGGTTCTTTTAACTTAAAGACAAAAAAAGAAGCAAAGACTTTAGCCGATTTTTATATTACAAAAGGCTATAGCGTAGATATAGGCTTAATGCAATTTAATTCTTCAAATCTTAAAGAATTTTCCTATAGTATTGATGAAATTTTAGAACCGTGTAATAATATAAAAGCTGGTAGTGATATTTTTTATTTGGTGTATGAAAGCACAGATCCAAATTTAGATAAAAGCGAACGCATAAACAAGGCTTTAAGTATATATAACACAGGTAATCAGCAACTTGGATTTAAAAATGGTTATGTAGCTAAATTTGATATCCAAAATTCTAATAATATAGAAATTCAAAAAATCGCACGACAATCAAATACAAAACTCTCTTTGGTATTTCAACCATATAATTTAAAGGATAAAAAATGA
- a CDS encoding TrbI/VirB10 family protein, producing the protein MSDKNLLEICTSPEKLSNTGNKRLSKVPILIIAIIVILVLFAVFYTANDRAKKQTTKQTGEQQEEKAASTTNKDINSMISSLEAQGIDTKTPKNIDLPVKNVAPELKNDNIQPLAEYKPIPTLNTQPKTEIDEREIRLKQDMRLKALASKTGIEVRNSNSIQPQTKDSIYQEPINLQNEPNLQNINSSGDNNDKFLSKLRNNGYLEQVKQKPISAYEIKAGWNIPAVLITGVNSELPGQILAQITQNVYDTATGKYLLIPQGTKVVGDYSNNVIYGQSRLLVAWNKIIFPNGDTLNIGNMQGASMDGYTGFEDQVDNHYFRIFGSAFLLSSITAGIALSDNSQGNQTETARDKAIGQAIQQMGQVASEMIRKNMNISPTLIIRPGYKFNIFVTKDIVLEPLELRQ; encoded by the coding sequence ATGAGTGATAAAAATTTACTAGAAATTTGCACTTCTCCTGAAAAATTAAGTAACACCGGCAATAAAAGATTATCAAAAGTCCCTATATTAATAATTGCAATAATTGTTATTTTGGTGCTTTTTGCTGTATTTTATACTGCAAATGATAGAGCAAAAAAACAAACTACCAAACAAACTGGTGAGCAGCAAGAAGAAAAAGCAGCTTCAACAACTAATAAAGATATCAATAGCATGATCTCATCTTTAGAGGCACAAGGAATTGATACAAAAACTCCAAAAAATATAGACTTACCTGTAAAGAATGTAGCACCTGAGTTAAAAAATGATAATATACAGCCTTTAGCAGAATATAAACCTATTCCTACATTAAATACACAGCCTAAAACTGAAATAGATGAAAGAGAGATAAGGCTAAAACAAGATATGAGATTAAAGGCTCTTGCTTCAAAAACCGGAATTGAAGTAAGAAACTCTAACTCTATCCAACCACAAACTAAAGATAGTATATATCAAGAGCCTATAAACTTGCAAAATGAGCCAAATTTACAAAATATAAATAGCTCTGGAGACAATAATGATAAATTCTTATCTAAACTCAGAAATAATGGCTATTTAGAACAAGTTAAACAAAAACCTATTAGTGCGTATGAAATAAAAGCAGGTTGGAATATACCAGCAGTTTTAATAACAGGAGTAAATTCAGAGTTGCCAGGTCAAATTTTAGCTCAAATAACGCAAAATGTTTATGATACTGCAACAGGCAAGTATCTACTGATTCCACAAGGCACAAAAGTAGTAGGTGATTATTCAAACAATGTAATATATGGTCAATCAAGACTTCTTGTAGCTTGGAATAAGATAATTTTTCCAAATGGCGATACTTTAAATATCGGAAATATGCAAGGTGCTAGTATGGATGGATATACTGGATTTGAAGATCAAGTAGATAATCACTATTTTAGAATTTTTGGATCTGCATTTTTACTTTCAAGCATAACTGCAGGTATTGCGTTATCTGACAACTCACAAGGAAATCAAACAGAAACCGCAAGAGATAAAGCCATAGGTCAAGCAATACAACAAATGGGTCAAGTAGCAAGTGAGATGATAAGAAAGAATATGAATATATCTCCTACTCTAATTATTCGCCCTGGTTATAAATTTAATATCTTTGTTACTAAGGATATAGTTCTTGAGCCTTTGGAGTTAAGACAATGA
- a CDS encoding single-stranded DNA-binding protein, protein MTNNIVIAGRLVADAELFFTNNGSAICNFTLANNKRYKDIEKSTFIEASIFGNYAESMNKYLKKGVSIDVIGELVQESWNKDGKIYYKHKIKVKEIDFRTPKDNISEANFENEEEINNE, encoded by the coding sequence ATGACAAATAATATAGTAATTGCAGGAAGATTGGTGGCAGACGCTGAACTATTTTTTACAAATAATGGCTCTGCTATTTGTAATTTTACTTTGGCGAATAATAAAAGATACAAAGACATAGAAAAAAGCACTTTTATAGAAGCTAGTATTTTTGGCAACTATGCAGAATCTATGAATAAGTATCTAAAAAAAGGCGTATCAATTGATGTAATAGGAGAGCTGGTTCAAGAAAGCTGGAACAAAGATGGAAAAATATATTATAAACATAAAATCAAAGTTAAAGAGATTGATTTTAGAACACCAAAAGATAATATTTCAGAAGCAAACTTTGAAAATGAAGAGGAAATAAACAATGAATAA